From the Streptococcus halotolerans genome, the window ACCAGTTACAATATTATACTGGTCAATATCACCTTCCTCTTTAAGGTAATAGTTTGCATAGACACGGTCAATGAGGAGACCATCAATACGGTCATTTTTCAAATCAATCAGAGCTTGTGTAAATGTTTCATATTGAGTGGCATCACCATCTTTGACCAAATCTTTAAGTACTTTAGGATTAGCGGTAAAGGCTTCGTAACCAGATGACCCAGATTGCGCACCTAGAACCTTATCCTTCATATCTTTAAAATCCGTGATATGGTTAGACTTTTTAGACACCAGTACCTGTTCATTTTTCATGTAAGGATTAGTGAAAGCAACTTTTTCCTGACGTTCCTTGGTGATAGAGTAACCGTTCCAAATCATATCGATATTGCCATTTTCGAGTTCTGTTTCTTTCAAGTCCCAGTTAATAGCTTGCCATTTCACCTTGATACCATACTCTTTAAAAACAGCGTTGGCAAGGTCAATATCAAAACCAACATTTTGACCTGATTTATCTTCATACCCCATTGGTACAAATGTGTTATCAAAACCGATGGTAATGCTTTTTTTACTTTGATAGGTTTTCCAATTATCCTTTGTGGTAGTTTCTTTAGCCTTATTTGAACCACAAGCAACTAAAATAAAACTAGCAATAGCAAGTATTAAAACTGTTAAAAACTTCTTTGTCATATGTCTTCCCCTTTGTTATTTGGGATTGACCTTTAAAATATCATCAGCAATACTTTCAGCAAAGGCCATATCGTGCGTCACCACAATTTGGGTGATTCCCGTCTCGCGGTTCTGTAAAATCAAGTTCTCCACTTCTTTTCGAAGCTCAGGATCCAGGGCAGATGTTGGCTCGTCATAACCAATAATCTGTGGATCTATCATCATCGCACGTGCAAGGGCGACCCTTTGTTTTTGACCGCCTGATAGAGAATGGGGATACACCTCAACATGTTCCCCCAGACCTAAACGATTTAGCAAATCAATTGCTTTATCTTTAGCGACTTCTCGTGAGGTACCCATGGTTTTCATAGGTGACAATATTAAATTTTCCAAAACTGTCATATGCGGGAAAAGTTGAAAATCTTGAAATACAAATCCAAGCAAATTTTGCTCTTCAAGATGATCAATAGCAACTTCTTGACCATTGTAAACAATCTGACCTGAATCAACCTTTTCTAAACCAGCAAGCATACGTAGGAGTGTTGTTTTTCCGCCACCGGACGGACCTACCAAAGCTAAAATACGTCCTTGGGAAATGGTCAGATTAAAATTTTCAAAAATAACTTTTGAGCCATAAGCTTTAGAAATATTTTTTAATTCTAACATAAGGCTTCCTTTCTAATACGACCATGGGTCGATAGGCAATAAAACGTTGGCGCTTATCTAAAGACATGGATAACGTTATCGCTTAGCAAGTGTGAGCATCAAACACTTATAGCAACACTGGCATTTCAATGTGGGGTTTCCTCTTTAGAAACACTCTCTACTTACTGATAATAATTGAATTTTTTTTCAACTTGTTTAGAGATAATCGTAACTAAACCAATTAGAATAAGGTAGATAGCTCCTGCGATAAACATAGGTGCCAGAGTCGCATCGCGGTTAGCAGCTGTTTTACTTGCGAGCAACAAATCACCTACACCTAGAACATATACCAAAGAAGAATCTTTGACAAGATTAATAACTTCGTTAAAGACGCTTGGTAAAACAACTTTAAACACTTGAGGTAAGATAATGTAGCGAACCGTTTGGAATTGGC encodes:
- a CDS encoding amino acid ABC transporter ATP-binding protein; protein product: MLELKNISKAYGSKVIFENFNLTISQGRILALVGPSGGGKTTLLRMLAGLEKVDSGQIVYNGQEVAIDHLEEQNLLGFVFQDFQLFPHMTVLENLILSPMKTMGTSREVAKDKAIDLLNRLGLGEHVEVYPHSLSGGQKQRVALARAMMIDPQIIGYDEPTSALDPELRKEVENLILQNRETGITQIVVTHDMAFAESIADDILKVNPK
- a CDS encoding amino acid ABC transporter substrate-binding protein, translating into MTKKFLTVLILAIASFILVACGSNKAKETTTKDNWKTYQSKKSITIGFDNTFVPMGYEDKSGQNVGFDIDLANAVFKEYGIKVKWQAINWDLKETELENGNIDMIWNGYSITKERQEKVAFTNPYMKNEQVLVSKKSNHITDFKDMKDKVLGAQSGSSGYEAFTANPKVLKDLVKDGDATQYETFTQALIDLKNDRIDGLLIDRVYANYYLKEEGDIDQYNIVTGDFTGEDFAVGARKADKTLVKKVNGAFKKLYKEGKFQDISTKWFGEDVATNVIK